The proteins below are encoded in one region of Spirochaetota bacterium:
- a CDS encoding acyltransferase, whose protein sequence is MARYKIPGVTICDSAKIFGIEKIRFGADTYVDHYSIIYANAPMSIGRNVYVASFSFISGAVEVEIGDYAGLFQGCRIYAGAEDLKDWGFGNPTIPDKFRNAKRAPVRIGRFATIGANSVVLPGVSIGEGATVGANSVVTRDLAPWAVYIGNRKVGERNRKGLMENYERYMAEMKTRE, encoded by the coding sequence ATGGCCAGGTACAAGATTCCGGGGGTGACGATCTGCGACTCGGCGAAGATTTTCGGCATCGAAAAGATTCGATTCGGCGCCGACACCTACGTGGACCATTACTCCATCATCTACGCGAACGCGCCCATGAGCATCGGGAGGAACGTGTACGTGGCCAGCTTCTCGTTCATCAGCGGCGCGGTCGAGGTCGAGATTGGGGACTACGCGGGACTGTTCCAGGGGTGCAGGATCTACGCCGGGGCCGAGGACCTCAAGGACTGGGGGTTCGGAAATCCCACCATTCCCGACAAGTTTCGTAACGCCAAGCGCGCCCCCGTACGCATCGGCAGGTTCGCAACCATCGGGGCGAACTCGGTCGTCCTGCCGGGCGTTTCGATAGGCGAAGGGGCCACCGTGGGGGCGAATTCCGTGGTCACGCGGGACCTCGCCCCATGGGCGGTGTACATAGGGAACCGGAAGGTGGGTGAGCGCAACCGCAAGGGGCTCATGGAAAACTATGAACGATATATGGCAGAGATGAAGACGCGGGAATAA
- a CDS encoding molecular chaperone Tir, with translation MKKALTILIICIFAGMTLGCASKPQGCVQGDCTNGPGKIQITGGLEYEGEFKEGKREGKGALMYPSGAVYKGAFKDNKMDGPGVYNWKSGEKYEGEFRNDKREGKGAYVFESGAKYEGEYKDNKRNGKGVYTWPTGDRYEGDWVNGKMQGAGTYAWKNGAKYEGGWADGKAHGEGTYLSKYGIKTVGIFENGKYKGKK, from the coding sequence ATGAAAAAAGCACTCACTATACTCATTATATGCATTTTTGCGGGAATGACCCTGGGCTGCGCATCCAAGCCGCAGGGATGCGTGCAGGGCGACTGCACGAACGGCCCCGGCAAGATCCAGATCACCGGCGGGCTCGAGTACGAGGGGGAATTCAAGGAAGGGAAGCGCGAGGGCAAGGGCGCGCTCATGTATCCCAGCGGCGCGGTCTATAAGGGCGCATTCAAGGACAACAAGATGGACGGTCCGGGGGTTTACAACTGGAAGAGCGGCGAGAAATACGAAGGCGAGTTCAGGAACGACAAGCGCGAGGGCAAGGGCGCATACGTGTTCGAGAGCGGCGCCAAATACGAAGGGGAATACAAGGACAATAAGCGCAACGGCAAGGGCGTGTATACCTGGCCCACCGGGGACCGCTACGAGGGCGACTGGGTGAACGGCAAGATGCAGGGTGCGGGGACCTATGCCTGGAAAAACGGCGCGAAGTACGAAGGCGGCTGGGCGGACGGCAAGGCCCACGGCGAGGGTACCTACCTGAGCAAATACGGGATCAAGACTGTGGGCATTTTCGAAAACGGGAAGTATAAGGGCAAAAAATAA
- a CDS encoding MBL fold metallo-hydrolase encodes MRKHGFYVVALLCVLALAVQGSCLAFGKKLSSGCEIYALQYGTSVYPARSVYADDRSGEGVDFAWLLYLVKLDSRIVLVDTGFDDARLVKRFRLQNFTDPVALLAELDIRPEQITDIIITHGHFDHVLLVHKFTRARIHIQERDYNYMEANGDVPSFAPAVGYMKKYPAMLDLLDGDASLGDDIELRLSGGHTFGSQVAVLFTRGKTYYFIGDESYLLEGLRQGKTNALYDSRARNEKIVREMAEKLTDPRNEILPMHDPEIMKRYPRVTPHIVKIL; translated from the coding sequence ATGAGAAAGCACGGCTTCTATGTCGTCGCACTCCTGTGCGTGCTTGCCCTCGCGGTCCAGGGATCGTGCCTCGCGTTCGGCAAAAAGCTGAGCAGCGGGTGCGAGATTTACGCCCTCCAGTACGGGACCAGCGTCTACCCGGCCAGGAGCGTGTACGCGGACGATCGCTCGGGTGAGGGCGTCGATTTCGCCTGGCTGCTGTACCTCGTGAAGCTCGATTCCCGCATCGTCCTCGTCGACACCGGCTTCGACGACGCCCGGCTGGTGAAGCGGTTCCGTCTGCAAAATTTCACGGATCCCGTTGCGCTCCTCGCGGAGCTCGATATCCGTCCCGAGCAGATCACGGACATTATCATTACCCACGGGCACTTCGATCACGTGTTGCTGGTCCATAAGTTTACACGGGCAAGGATCCATATCCAGGAGCGTGATTATAATTATATGGAAGCGAACGGCGACGTCCCCTCGTTCGCGCCCGCCGTCGGGTACATGAAGAAATATCCGGCCATGCTCGACCTCCTGGACGGGGACGCCTCCCTGGGCGACGATATCGAGCTCCGGCTCTCGGGGGGGCACACCTTCGGTTCGCAGGTGGCGGTGCTGTTCACCCGGGGAAAGACCTACTATTTTATCGGCGACGAGAGCTATCTCCTCGAAGGACTGCGTCAGGGGAAGACGAACGCGCTCTATGACAGCCGCGCGAGGAACGAAAAGATCGTGCGCGAGATGGCCGAAAAGCTCACCGACCCGCGCAACGAGATACTGCCCATGCATGACCCCGAGATCATGAAGCGCTATCCGCGCGTTACCCCGCACATCGTGAAAATACTGTAG
- a CDS encoding TetR/AcrR family transcriptional regulator: MDEKLNSVNLGVPTQIKNQGLIERRRRQIIEAAVELFVDRGFHKTTTRQIAARAGLASGSMYEYVASKEDILYLVCNAIHEEMERSIGEVMVRAGQDRQVLEDIIREYFMVCHRMRDHILLIYQEAKSLPAQWRERVLQNDIRIAGIFADYIRGLMESGALQKRDEAVIEMIAHNVTVLGHMWTFRRWFFGKRFSIEEYTSVQTEFITGILRK; the protein is encoded by the coding sequence ATGGATGAAAAGCTCAACAGCGTCAACCTGGGGGTCCCGACCCAGATCAAGAACCAGGGCCTCATCGAGCGCCGCAGGCGGCAGATCATCGAGGCGGCGGTCGAGCTTTTCGTCGACAGGGGTTTCCATAAGACCACCACGCGGCAGATAGCGGCAAGGGCGGGACTGGCGAGCGGGTCCATGTACGAATACGTCGCGTCCAAGGAGGACATCCTCTACCTTGTCTGCAACGCCATCCATGAGGAGATGGAAAGAAGCATAGGCGAGGTGATGGTGCGCGCGGGGCAGGACCGGCAGGTGCTGGAGGACATTATCAGGGAATATTTCATGGTGTGCCACCGGATGCGCGACCATATCCTGCTCATCTACCAGGAGGCAAAATCGCTTCCGGCCCAGTGGCGGGAGCGCGTGCTCCAGAACGACATTAGAATTGCGGGGATTTTCGCCGACTACATCCGGGGGCTCATGGAATCGGGCGCGCTGCAGAAAAGGGATGAGGCGGTGATCGAGATGATCGCGCACAACGTGACGGTGCTTGGGCACATGTGGACGTTCAGGCGGTGGTTCTTCGGGAAGAGATTCTCAATAGAAGAATACACGTCGGTGCAGACTGAGTTCATTACCGGCATACTCCGGAAATGA
- a CDS encoding methylmalonyl-CoA mutase: MKTETEIYTPANHVRVVTATSLFDGHDAAINIIRRILQDTGVEVIHLGHNRSVNEIVQAAIDEDVQGIAVSCYQGGHVEFFKYIVDLLKERGAPHIKVFGGGGGVIVPEEIKELEAYGVTRIYSPDDGVRMGLQGMINDLVARIDTPASRDGEPDFDKLASGDHAVIAGFITHAESARTDDPVRHTKLMEGIRARIPERAIPVIGFTGTGGAGKSSLIDELVVRLLRDNESLRIAVLCSDPSRRKTGGALLGDRIRMNAITETRVYMRSFATRSSGREVSDAIADAIEIAKAARFDLVIAETAGAGQADAGISELVDIPVYVMTSEYGAASQLEKIAMLDYADVIVINKFEKQGSEDAHRDVQKQVQRNRRAFEKDAGEMPVFGTIASRFNDEGVTALYHHVLELIREKKGVALESKYPRTAIKAPASKTIIVPPERVRYLAEIADTVRGYHAHTSAQAEAVRMLWHVRETGRALADDEREEDEALVARIRIEEQKREEALTPETARLLTDWETIKEDYHKDELVYQVRGRDIRVPLYSKSLAGKKIPKVALPDFTDPGETYRWMREENVPGWFPFTAGVFPIKRMDEDPTRMFAGEGDPARTNRRFKLLSGNYEAKRLSTAFDSVTLYGWDPDIRPDIYGKVGTSGVSVCTLDDVKVLYGGFDLCAPSTSVSMTINGPAPIMLAMFLNTAIDQKVDRVTAETGRKPDAAEYEAIKSDVLRSVRGTVQADILKEDQGQNTCIFSIDFALKMMGDIQEYLIKNDVRNLYSVSISGYHIAEAGANPITQLAFTLANGFTYVEYYLSRGMELDSFAPNLSFFFSNGMDPEYTVIGRVARRIWAIVMREKYKGSERAQMLKYHIQTSGRSLHCQEIQFNDIRTTLQALCAVYDNCNSLHTNAYDEAITTPSEESVRRALAIQQIINREWGLAKNENPEQGSFIVEELTSLVEEAVLCEFERITERGGVLGAMEKGYQRSAIQDESLTYEKLKHSGELPIIGVNTFLSGSEASCVQSSVTLARATEDEKQSQLARLSAFHERNAAEAPGALARLQAVAVAGGNVFEEMMSTVRCCSLGQITKALYLVGGQYRRSM; this comes from the coding sequence ATGAAAACCGAGACCGAAATCTACACGCCCGCCAACCATGTCAGGGTGGTGACCGCAACGTCGCTTTTCGACGGCCATGACGCCGCAATAAATATCATCCGGCGCATCTTGCAGGATACCGGCGTCGAGGTGATCCACCTTGGGCATAACCGCTCCGTAAACGAGATCGTGCAGGCCGCGATCGACGAGGACGTCCAGGGGATCGCGGTGTCCTGCTACCAGGGCGGGCACGTGGAATTCTTCAAGTATATCGTCGACCTGTTGAAAGAGAGGGGCGCGCCGCATATCAAGGTATTCGGGGGCGGCGGGGGCGTGATCGTTCCCGAGGAGATCAAGGAGCTCGAGGCATATGGGGTCACCAGGATTTACTCCCCCGACGACGGCGTCCGTATGGGGCTCCAGGGCATGATCAACGACCTGGTCGCCAGGATCGACACACCCGCATCGCGCGACGGGGAGCCGGATTTCGACAAACTCGCCTCCGGGGACCACGCGGTGATCGCCGGCTTCATCACCCACGCCGAAAGCGCGCGCACCGACGATCCCGTGCGTCACACGAAGCTCATGGAGGGCATACGCGCGAGGATACCGGAGCGGGCCATTCCGGTTATCGGCTTCACCGGAACCGGAGGGGCGGGAAAATCATCGCTCATAGACGAGCTCGTCGTGCGCCTTCTGCGGGACAACGAATCGCTCCGCATCGCGGTGCTTTGCAGCGATCCCTCGAGACGCAAGACCGGCGGCGCGCTCCTGGGGGACCGCATCCGGATGAACGCCATTACCGAGACGCGCGTGTACATGCGCTCCTTCGCCACCCGCTCGTCCGGCCGGGAAGTATCGGACGCGATCGCCGACGCGATCGAGATCGCGAAGGCCGCGAGGTTCGACCTGGTGATCGCGGAGACGGCCGGGGCGGGGCAGGCGGACGCGGGCATATCGGAGCTGGTGGACATTCCCGTGTACGTGATGACGAGCGAGTACGGCGCCGCCTCGCAGCTCGAGAAAATCGCGATGCTGGACTACGCGGACGTGATTGTCATCAACAAGTTCGAGAAGCAGGGAAGCGAGGACGCCCACCGGGACGTGCAGAAGCAGGTCCAGCGGAATCGGCGCGCATTCGAAAAGGACGCGGGGGAGATGCCGGTATTCGGGACGATCGCCTCGCGTTTCAACGACGAGGGCGTGACGGCGCTCTACCATCATGTGCTCGAGCTTATCAGGGAAAAGAAGGGCGTTGCCCTGGAGAGCAAGTACCCGCGCACCGCGATCAAGGCGCCCGCATCCAAGACCATCATCGTGCCCCCGGAGCGCGTGCGCTACCTCGCCGAGATCGCCGATACCGTGCGTGGCTACCATGCGCACACGAGCGCGCAGGCGGAGGCGGTGCGCATGCTCTGGCACGTCCGCGAGACGGGCAGGGCGCTCGCGGACGACGAGCGCGAGGAGGATGAGGCCCTGGTTGCGCGGATCCGGATTGAGGAGCAGAAGCGCGAGGAGGCGCTCACCCCCGAGACGGCGCGGTTGCTCACGGACTGGGAGACAATTAAGGAAGATTATCATAAAGACGAGCTGGTGTACCAGGTACGCGGGAGGGACATACGCGTTCCCCTGTACTCGAAATCGCTGGCGGGGAAAAAGATCCCCAAGGTCGCGCTCCCCGATTTCACCGATCCCGGGGAGACCTACCGGTGGATGCGCGAGGAGAACGTGCCGGGATGGTTCCCCTTCACCGCGGGCGTGTTCCCGATCAAGCGCATGGACGAGGACCCCACCCGGATGTTCGCGGGCGAGGGGGACCCGGCGCGGACGAACCGGCGCTTCAAGCTGCTTTCAGGCAACTACGAGGCGAAGCGCCTCTCGACCGCGTTCGACTCGGTCACGCTGTACGGTTGGGACCCGGATATCCGCCCCGACATCTACGGGAAGGTGGGTACCTCCGGCGTGAGCGTCTGCACCCTGGACGACGTGAAGGTCCTGTACGGCGGCTTCGACCTGTGCGCCCCCTCGACCTCCGTCTCGATGACGATCAACGGGCCCGCGCCCATCATGCTGGCGATGTTCCTGAACACCGCGATCGACCAGAAGGTCGACCGCGTCACGGCCGAAACCGGGAGGAAGCCCGACGCCGCCGAATACGAAGCTATAAAGAGCGACGTCCTGAGAAGCGTGCGCGGCACCGTGCAGGCCGACATCCTGAAAGAGGACCAGGGCCAGAACACCTGCATCTTTTCCATCGACTTCGCGCTCAAGATGATGGGCGACATCCAGGAATACCTGATCAAGAACGACGTGCGGAACCTCTACTCCGTATCGATCTCCGGCTACCATATCGCGGAGGCGGGGGCGAACCCCATCACCCAGCTCGCCTTCACGCTCGCGAACGGTTTCACCTACGTGGAATACTATCTGTCCAGGGGCATGGAGCTGGACAGCTTCGCGCCGAACCTCTCGTTTTTCTTTTCCAACGGCATGGATCCCGAGTACACGGTTATCGGCAGGGTTGCGCGGCGCATCTGGGCGATCGTCATGCGTGAAAAATACAAAGGCTCGGAGCGGGCGCAGATGCTCAAGTACCACATACAGACGTCGGGAAGGTCATTGCACTGCCAGGAAATCCAGTTCAACGATATCCGCACCACGCTGCAGGCGCTGTGCGCCGTGTATGACAACTGCAACAGCCTGCACACGAACGCCTACGACGAGGCGATCACCACGCCCAGCGAGGAGTCGGTGCGCAGGGCGCTCGCGATCCAGCAGATCATCAACCGCGAGTGGGGCCTCGCGAAGAATGAGAACCCCGAGCAGGGAAGCTTTATCGTGGAGGAGCTTACGAGCCTTGTCGAGGAGGCGGTGCTCTGCGAGTTCGAGCGCATCACCGAGCGGGGTGGCGTGCTGGGCGCGATGGAGAAGGGATACCAGAGGAGCGCGATCCAGGACGAGTCGCTCACCTACGAGAAATTGAAGCACTCGGGGGAGCTTCCCATTATCGGCGTGAACACGTTTTTAAGCGGAAGCGAGGCGTCGTGCGTCCAGTCCTCGGTTACGCTCGCGCGCGCGACCGAGGACGAGAAACAGTCCCAGCTCGCGCGCCTTAGCGCGTTCCACGAGCGTAACGCGGCAGAGGCGCCGGGCGCGCTCGCGCGCCTGCAGGCGGTCGCGGTCGCGGGCGGGAACGTCTTCGAGGAGATGATGTCCACGGTGCGCTGCTGCAGCCTGGGCCAGATCACGAAGGCGCTCTACCTGGTAGGGGGGCAGTATAGGAGGAGTATGTAG
- a CDS encoding nucleotidyl transferase AbiEii/AbiGii toxin family protein yields MHSAIQSMIESYHCKTITDYKNALKEIIQEIALLGLYRGGFFNEAAFYGGTSLRLFYGLDRFSEDLDFSLIAPNPQFDLSAYTKVVQDELGAYGMEMTVTEKIKRNDSAVKSAFIKGGTHMHLLKIAPIMPLVSGVHPDEYLQIKLEVDTDPPDGALYEVKYQLLPVPYYVRIYAPSSLFAGKVHALLCRGWRTRVKGRDFYDYIWYLSKGIPLNIAHLTSRMRQTGHLKSEEVLDEADVRERLDRRFDSVDFQQAKTDIRPFIKNPDSTDLWSKEFFSAVTKEKLTFDRPNI; encoded by the coding sequence ATGCATAGCGCAATCCAGAGTATGATCGAATCCTATCACTGTAAGACAATTACGGATTATAAGAACGCCTTGAAGGAAATCATCCAGGAGATCGCACTTCTGGGACTTTATCGGGGCGGATTTTTTAATGAAGCGGCTTTTTACGGAGGTACCTCCCTGCGCCTTTTTTACGGCCTGGATCGTTTTTCAGAGGATCTCGATTTCAGTCTTATAGCCCCGAACCCTCAATTTGACTTATCCGCGTATACCAAGGTCGTACAAGATGAACTCGGCGCATACGGGATGGAGATGACGGTAACGGAAAAGATCAAGCGAAACGATTCAGCGGTAAAATCAGCGTTTATCAAAGGCGGGACCCATATGCATCTTCTCAAGATAGCGCCGATTATGCCGCTGGTAAGCGGCGTCCATCCGGATGAATATCTGCAAATTAAACTGGAAGTGGATACCGATCCGCCAGACGGGGCGCTGTATGAAGTTAAGTATCAACTATTGCCTGTTCCGTATTACGTAAGGATTTACGCACCATCCTCGCTCTTTGCCGGCAAGGTCCATGCCCTTCTTTGCCGTGGATGGCGGACTCGAGTGAAAGGGAGAGATTTTTATGATTATATCTGGTATTTATCAAAAGGAATTCCCTTAAATATCGCACATCTCACCAGCAGGATGAGGCAAACTGGCCACCTGAAATCGGAAGAGGTCCTTGACGAGGCGGACGTTCGAGAGCGACTCGACAGGCGTTTTGATAGTGTCGATTTCCAACAGGCTAAAACAGACATCCGTCCTTTTATTAAAAACCCGGATTCCACTGACCTTTGGTCCAAAGAATTCTTTAGTGCAGTCACAAAAGAAAAATTGACATTTGATCGTCCAAACATATAA
- a CDS encoding HU family DNA-binding protein has product MTKHEIIDQITRQSGLKRREISYIVDSFLGGVLNSLDGDDKVEIRGFGVFYRTVRKSRTLYSPIAKRSLDIPARSVVLFKASKSTEREIQ; this is encoded by the coding sequence TTGACCAAGCACGAGATTATCGACCAGATCACCCGGCAGAGCGGACTCAAGCGCCGGGAGATCAGCTACATAGTCGACAGCTTCCTGGGGGGCGTCCTGAACAGCCTCGACGGCGATGACAAGGTGGAGATACGGGGATTCGGCGTTTTTTACCGCACGGTGAGAAAGAGCCGGACGCTCTACTCCCCCATCGCGAAGAGGAGCCTGGACATTCCTGCCCGATCGGTGGTGCTGTTCAAGGCAAGCAAATCGACGGAACGTGAGATTCAATAA
- a CDS encoding 30S ribosomal protein S20, giving the protein MANIKSAQKRIKTSEKRRQKNVSIKTAIRSSAKKVIKAVETPGSMEPAALTAVFTDFVSKIDKAASKSTVHWKTAARKKSRLAKKVNKTVAAK; this is encoded by the coding sequence TTGGCAAACATCAAGTCTGCACAGAAGCGCATCAAGACCAGCGAGAAAAGGCGCCAGAAGAACGTGAGCATAAAGACGGCCATCCGTTCGTCCGCGAAAAAAGTGATCAAGGCCGTCGAAACCCCCGGCTCCATGGAGCCCGCGGCGCTCACCGCCGTCTTCACCGACTTCGTATCGAAGATCGATAAGGCCGCAAGCAAGAGCACCGTTCACTGGAAGACCGCGGCGCGCAAAAAATCAAGGCTCGCGAAGAAGGTGAACAAGACCGTCGCGGCGAAGTAG
- a CDS encoding UDP-N-acetylmuramate:L-alanyl-gamma-D-glutamyl-meso-diaminopimelate ligase, which yields MTTEEISAQRIHHIHMTGVCGVAMGSLAGMLRARGFRVTGSDEHVYPPMSDMLAGWGIEVMQGYDPAHVGRPDLAVIGNAISRGNPEAEYILDERIPYRSMAQALHEFFLEGKEVIAVAGTHGKTTTTALLAYILDSAGLSPSFFVGGVPANYNSNFGLGMGRHFVIEGDEYDSAFFEKIPKFMVYRPTHLVLTSLEFDHADIYNNLDEIMLWFRRLVNIVPAAGKIVRAASYGTLARVTERSWAPVATYGTGGSDFSWRLIRFEGDTARLALKSPTHGEFELTTLLFGDFNFQNIAAAASMALLLGVSVEDVQCGVQGFLGVRRRQELIYSRENIRVFEDFAHHPTAIAGMLAMLRGRYPGAKVHAVYEPRSATSRRNVFQDKLPGAFAAADTVLVKSPFRLEGIPEKERIDIGRVVASLRACGTDAAEFGSVEDILDSLFKAMDGAREHVVVIMSNGGFDGIYAKLVARAQARFGGRAADN from the coding sequence ATGACCACAGAAGAAATATCGGCGCAGCGAATACACCATATCCATATGACCGGGGTGTGCGGGGTGGCCATGGGCAGCCTCGCGGGAATGCTCAGGGCGCGCGGGTTCCGCGTCACGGGATCGGACGAGCACGTGTACCCACCCATGAGCGACATGCTCGCCGGGTGGGGGATCGAGGTGATGCAGGGGTACGATCCCGCGCACGTGGGAAGGCCCGACCTCGCGGTGATCGGGAACGCGATAAGCCGGGGAAACCCGGAGGCCGAGTACATCCTGGACGAACGCATTCCCTACCGCTCGATGGCGCAGGCGCTCCACGAGTTTTTCCTCGAGGGGAAAGAGGTGATCGCGGTGGCGGGTACGCACGGCAAGACCACCACGACCGCGCTCCTCGCGTACATCCTGGACAGCGCCGGGCTCTCGCCCTCCTTTTTCGTGGGCGGGGTCCCCGCGAACTACAATTCGAACTTCGGCCTAGGCATGGGCAGGCACTTCGTGATCGAGGGCGATGAGTACGATTCCGCCTTCTTCGAGAAGATCCCCAAGTTCATGGTGTATCGGCCCACCCACCTGGTGCTCACCTCGCTCGAGTTCGACCACGCGGACATCTACAACAACCTGGACGAGATCATGCTCTGGTTCAGGAGGCTCGTCAACATAGTGCCCGCGGCGGGGAAGATCGTGCGCGCCGCGTCGTACGGGACGCTCGCGCGTGTGACGGAGCGGTCGTGGGCGCCGGTGGCGACATATGGAACCGGGGGAAGTGATTTCTCCTGGCGGCTGATACGCTTCGAGGGCGACACGGCGCGCCTGGCGCTCAAGTCCCCTACCCACGGCGAGTTCGAGCTCACGACGCTCCTCTTCGGGGATTTCAATTTCCAGAACATCGCGGCCGCCGCCTCCATGGCGCTTTTATTGGGCGTGAGCGTCGAGGACGTACAGTGCGGCGTCCAGGGATTCCTGGGTGTCCGGCGCAGGCAGGAGCTCATCTATTCCCGGGAGAACATCCGCGTATTCGAGGACTTCGCGCACCATCCCACGGCGATCGCGGGGATGCTCGCCATGCTGCGGGGCCGCTACCCGGGCGCGAAAGTTCACGCCGTCTACGAGCCCCGTTCCGCAACGAGCCGGAGGAACGTGTTCCAGGATAAGCTCCCCGGCGCGTTCGCGGCGGCCGATACGGTGCTCGTGAAGTCCCCCTTCAGGCTGGAAGGCATCCCCGAGAAGGAGCGCATCGATATCGGGCGGGTGGTCGCGTCGCTGCGCGCGTGCGGGACGGACGCCGCGGAGTTCGGTTCCGTGGAGGA